The genomic stretch tatttgaaatacagcatactcccgattatccgggctaatgatggggagaggcagcacaaataatccaaaattttacttaaatttcatgttattttcagAATTGAAGTAAATCAAGgaatgtaatattatttatgcacattttctGCTATTTTACGTTGCTTTCGGGGATCATTCACTGCTATTTTTTCCCGACtgtgatctttttagtggcaataacATGATTACGCTTGGATTCCCACTGTTCCATATAATGTCTGGTTTCCAAAAACTGTGCACCCATGTCTACgagattcagaaaattggtttgcacgaaATTCTTCAAAACCGCTCCTCAAGGGGGAAACTACACTGCCAGGCACCACGCTGCATAGTCACGTCTCGCGCAAGTGGCCAGGTATGCAACTGATGTTCTATGATCACTGAACGTAATCGCACACCACCATGTTTGGATAACAGGTACATGGAGCTTCCATGAACGTAATGGGGGCACAATCACCCCATCGCGCAGCAggggttataggaaaccaggacttttgGCAATTTGTCTACACAGGCAAGTGCCAAGCTATGACTCAGCTATCTCTACTTCCAATTCCCCTGCTACCTTCACTTCtattattcccttcctctccagtttgaccttgacttgTAACGGCATAAATTTATCTGCATGCGACAAAATCTGCGGTTCCTCTGGGCCATATTAAACCAAATGCAAACAATAGCGAGAATCATAGCCAACATTTCTATTATTTAACGATTGGTTTACCATtaaagaatcttctaaaattgaTTAAGAGTTTTCTCGCCGCTGATCGTGATCCGTATGCTAAAGCAGACGTCCAAGTTAACTTGAAATATCCCttgacaaaaagtaaataaaataattcccttttacaAAGAAGATTGTACttgaaataataagcctggtgtagccTTGAATATCTGAAATACTGattacaaatgtatttaaaatacgcatttacAATAATTGTAATcaaaatactgcccagccctgggTATTACCCATAGTTATGGGAAAGAGATTTTGTCTTGTAAAATCCTAAAAAGTTTTCACTTGCAAGAAGGACCTGAAGGACGGAAGAAAGAAGGATTCTGGTTATAAAGATGGGAAATTATGTATTTGACAAACAAGGAAAAATAAGTTGGTATACATAcactaaaagaaaaatatgtactcACAAATTTGATGGGGGACTGTTTCGGAAAATTCTGATATTTTCTGACCATCCCGGCCAAGGAAGGCATAAGACCATGGGGGAGAGTTCTTTACCAATTTTGtgagcatttttatattttgtttgtttgtgtGTACCAAGTTATTTTTCTTTGCTTGTCAAATAAGTTTTTAATTGCTCAGCGGAGCCAATATTccatggtaaataaaatattttatttttgatattatttaattattgatttactCATGATTTGTCTAACAGTGTGAGAGAAAGCCTCTTATTACTATGCTaatatttgagagaaaatttatgtatttcagtgtgttttagtgaatatatttaagaaaaaattctgTCGTGCTTTGCTTAAATAGACGTGTAGAGTTTATAAAAGAATTCAACATTGAGTGAGTTTTATGGAAGTTGAATCCCAAGGTTAGAGGTTTGTCAAAATTAAGTAGGTTTGATGTGAATAGGTGTTTATAGTCCCAAATCTTTACATTTTATGTCCTCGGTGActgaaaattcaatgaattatctAATATTTTCTCTGGAGACTCTCTCTCTATTTGTGTTAtcataatatgtatgtattttgatattttgtggaatttcccTAGAATTTATGTGACAAAAATTTGTTGCTCTACCCCTAATTATAGAAAGCAtgctattaataataattaaaatatcataattaaaattttgtttattttaatatctttgaaGTTTATTTATACTTTATATCTTTTCAGGTAAGAAGGCTGGATATTTTCAGAGTGCAAATTTTTCTGCCGCCATGACTGGAGGTCTTGTGCAAGAATATGAACATTCTGTCTTACCATCAATAATGCCACGTACAACTTTCATCTTTGTCTTCCTCTCCATATTGGTAAGCATTTTTTTAGTCTTTATGGTAAGCAAAGTGGGCCAATATGAGGATTATTTTGTATGTATGTTGtttaaatactaaatataaaatttcctaaACTGTATGTACCTTTTTAGTACCTTTAGCActtgaaaatatgtatattcaaatGTCTTAATTGGATCATTACTGTAAATCATTTTTATCTAATGAATACAGttcttaaaaattactcattaagTCACAGAGAGTGATTATAAATAATATCTATAGTGAATAATTCCTGCCTTGGTGCAAAGCTCTTTACAGCAGGTCCATGATGTAGCAAATGcagatttaattaaattttgtgtTTACGATTTGGCCCgaacaaaatttttcatgtttaagTATAGGGAAGCTTCATTATTATGGAATTTCACAAATACATATGAGGTTAAACCTCAGTCAGTTTTCATATTGTTGCATGTTGCGGAGAACAATGAAAAGTCATGATCGGTTAGGTAATTTAAGGTcacttgttttcagttatgtACATCTTTATGGAGTTCTTTGTTGAAATGACACTGTTATCCCTTTTTCAGCCTGCTCTTCTGAAGCTGTTCATGGCTCCAAAAAATCCTCTCCACTTTGTTCGCTGCTTGGTTCTGTGTGCATTTGGATCTTTCATGTTTGGCTGGCATGTCCATGAAAAAGCTGTTCTTCTCATGATAGTTCCTCTCAGGTAATAATGAATACataagtggaaaatgaaaaggagtcTTTGTTGacttccattgatttatttcgtTTCGATTGCAAGTCAACAGAGtctccttttcactttcaagtattaacttccacatagttgagcctaataccattgaacgaatgaataaatgttttttactgtatttatctggatatagtccccccttttttttccaaaatgcccacggcaaaagtaaagggggggtactatattcaaacgcatttcttaaaattttcccgaagctgaagcctcaaaaattagggggggactatattcggagatatataCGGTAATTCCTAAAAAGCTAACTGTCATTGGGTACAATCTAGAGAAAAATCTATGAATGATTCTTCTTGTGTAATAATCTTCCCATTCTCAAAAGACCAATTTACCCGTGGAATGTAATCGCACAATCTGACGTTTATTCAAAgatgcagtcaaaattgcatcatgcaaagcggtgaattgctggaatgCATGGATGCAGGCAAACTAGCCCCTGTTCTAAATTCATTGGTGCATTCACACAATTGCAcatcataatgagaaattaatgcagttctaacctgcgcagttatatgccccgtgtaaatcggcctAAAGAAGATGCGATCTATTTTTgccattaatttttcaatctaaGTTTCACCCTAATGACGGCATCAGTTTTGTCCTtcccttttctttcctctcctatTCCTACCCAGGATGCATCGTTGGGCTCATAAATAGTGGTGGTAACTCTTTCCTTTATTCCtctccatcctcctcctccttaaAATCAGCGCCTGAAAGTGCAATCCTCAACATATTCACTTGTAGACCAGGCTACAGGAGTAATATCATTGCAAGATCCTGGCATGATCCTGATCCACCTCTCGGGTGCATCAGGATCAGGTGcaattcaattagaaaaatagAATCTTTGGCTGGTGGCGCAATTAAgaattttcaaagcactgcattgAACAAGTGACATTCTTCACAATCACTTCCACAGGTACAAACTTATGTACTCCAAGGATGAAATAAGccaaacaattttttcatggcaaacttcatcacCTGCGCATGTGACTgcttacaaagtcacttgttccattCAATGATTTGGAAAACTTTGTTGCGGAATAGCAACTAAGGAGGTTTATACTCTGACAGTGGCTTTGTAAGCACAATCTCCTCCTCCTGTCCCACATGGCAGACTTGAGATGTCAACACCTTGTTTGGTTAACCCAGTCCAAGATCTGCTTTGGAAGAAGATGACTCGGTGGTGTAAATGGTAGCCTACCTGTCAGGCAATCTGTAGATCTgggttcggatcccggctaagccaaatgattatttcatgGCAAATATCATGCTCCATGTACATTAGAGTTATGTGTTATCTCATTTGCTGTTACTATTAATATCAGTAGTCTAATTGTTAAGCTAATTTCACATTGAGGAGACTTTACTTAACAATGCATCATTTCCCTTGATGCCAATGcacattccaaaaaatattttctgtattgcTGTGTTGCCTGCATCCAGGTAACAGATCTATTCACTGGAAATATCGTTGATCCAGAATGCGTTTGGTTCCAAgcattcatgattatcattcttctACTTATTTCTTATGTATGTTCCCTACGATAGATTTGAAATTTTCGTAATTCCaagatacagtggaaccttgttTATACTCGAACCTCGCGAGTACGGCctattgcgagacccccaccATTACGATAGagagccgatgcaccgtcaattgactctataataagcatgtaaaaaaattcgtatttacgaggcccttttggtgttgccactcgccatagcgagggtttcgcCGGAGAGATCGCCGGAAAACCTTTACCAAGAGTAccttatctctgtaatttcttgcgatctgttagaaatgaagttaacatggagtgctcagtctcaaattcatgtagtaaactgttgTTCGATATAAATAAGttgttcattttggtgaaaatattgtggcattaacattcccgaatgcttgatcttcttttgttcctcgggcggcagaaagcagacggcagcatacccgcacgtcggTGAGTTgagtgaatagaaagcatttgatggcagacaccatgaccaaaaaacaatgctttgcatgatttttattcagtgcggcgcttataaattgtttgaatagttagtcattgtttgagtaaggaaatttagtgatgcaaaaaaaacattgcctttcgtctggatttatacttacgtttatcattaataaatttatctgtcgccgcaccactcctgttcctgtataactgttcgcaaagGGATATATTGGctgttatttgctccacctccggtaaagcaacaattcgctatagcgagtgtttattggagcaccgtggggtctcgttttatcgaggctGCACTGTATTTACCTGGTCTGACACCTTCATGTTGAAGCCATCCTCAACATATTCATGGGGATAATTAGGCATCCTATGAAAGAAGGTATGGAGTGACTGTAAAGGGAAATATTAGTGAGCTTTTTCGTTATTGCTTGggtaaataattttgtatttcaaaaattctaattaagtagGATGAAATGAAAGGGTTACAAGTAAGTTCATACTTACCTGCTTTTCCTCTTGCAATGCATTTCTTAGTGGTTGACTGTCACTGCTCCAATCCTCAAATTAAAACTGTAAGCAGGTTCACTCATACAGTGATTCAACTCTAAGGTTGATTTGgagaggtgagggtagagttcaccccagacttAGCCGAAAGCATATGAATATCACACATTTGCGGTAGGTGGGCCAGTTCCATTCTCTGGGCATtagtaagtaaatataaatttttgtcttgataatgacgctatagcttacaaaactagtcgacagcagataaaagtttgtggaacagtactgcaTTTTTGCTTTACTATAAATATCCTATCGTTCCACCAAGaaacgccaaaatcagttgatttgattCGTTGAAGAAATCCAAGAGTGTAGCAGCTGCACTACCTGTTCTGAGAAGTCGGGAGAGCCCACTGCGATAGGCATAGTAGAGAACTGTCAGGGAAAGATGGTCATTGATCAAAGATCCCTTGGCACTGACAAGTCAATACTCTCCCGGAGTACTGGACTGTCGACTAGGCCATTCACCAGTCAGAAAAGTAGAACTACATCAGCATGTTGGCACCCCTGTTGAAGGCGGATAGATACAAACGACTCTGCAAATAGCTGTCAGGTGTTGTGCAGAAGGTGTAGCCAAGTCAGACACCAAGCATTCTTATGAATTTCTTTTGTAGGTCTTGCTGCTGACATATTAGAACACAGTCAGAGTTAGAATTATGAAGAGAGGCTGAAATTGATGTCACCCAAGGATTTTGCCCTCTATGCCCTTCATATaccaaatggtaatttcaactgCATCGTTCCTCCTCAGGATaggaattcaaattcattttttgaattttaaggAGAAACTGCTTTCACTGAAAAGGAAGTTCTAGTGTTTCACTCattttttactcaatatttcattcttttcagCTTGTTAGCTGTGGTCTGGAAGAAGGAAGCTGAAGTGTACCTCCTACTTGCCACGGTGGGTCACTATTCTCTGTTTCCACTGCTCTTTACTACATTCGAGATACCTCTCAAGGCATTGCTACTTGTCATGCATTCCATGTATAGTTACATCAGTCTtagtaatttatttcacattCCGCGAAAGTTATCATTGGTACCATTCGTATCAAGGCTCGAATCTTTGTATCTGATGGGCCTGTTACCTctatttttgtatgaaaatattttccatgttttaatGGGTTTTGATAAGAGGTACCCTTTTTTGCCTCTCATGATGACTTCATCGTATTGTGCGATAGGCATCACTTATTGCTGGTTGAAATACTACTGGCATTTTGTTACTATGAGTGAagttattcacaaaaggaaagcTTATTAAAAATAGGCTGTGATATTGTTTGTGATTGTAGTTAACTTCCTTGTTATGGAAAAGTCTGAAAGACTAGACATCTGGAATAATGCAGTTTTGGGCTGTTTGCCAAAAGTGCTCACACACTATGTTGAAAAGCTGTTTAACTACAGTTGGTATTATAAACTTCATCATATGAAGGGTCATTTATGTATGaattttttcatatactttgaATAAAGTGCAGTGTAGTTGCTCCTTTATGGAGATAAAAGATTCAAACTGCAATGCATTtcggaaatattttgtttttattccttcgTCTATAAATCAATCATGTTCCTTGTCAGAAAAATATCTAGAGGATACATTTTTACCCTCTTTGTAATGCTAGAAAAAGCAAGTGCATATGATCATTAACTGAAATATGTATCATCAAATGACAACAGAAATATCCAATCAAAATCATGTATGTTTACTACACatatttttcctaataatatTGCATATTTTGAATTTGTTTACACTCAAATGAGTGTAAGCTAAAACAAAATACACTAgtgtttgataaaaatgatacaaaaaatataaaaatctcagACCCTCAATCTTCAAAATGTAAAGACCAATCATCCCACAGTAAGacagtacagtagactctcgctattacgaagttcatgggaccgaaaaaccggaggttcgtaataacgaagttcgtaagaacgtttcttgtaggaatcgtcgaaagaaatagtgtattataaacgcgattaaattacgcggaaatatatataaacaggaaaattcgtttccgTTTTTCAACAGAATACTGAGCCATGACGCAATCGGGAgttgatatcttcccaaatacatgaactccgatattcaAATTAGATgtgtcccaagaccttgttcctaggttgataaaattacagtccggccaacGAGAGTTGTCCAATAACAGACAAAATGGTCTAGTTCTgggtagggggcaaggctgccaggtaagaaagggaaacgcttacaaagtgttccgtgaagaaaagaaccggaagggacgaggagcgtgaaggacctagaggaataatcacttgttcttgtgattcgaagaatgggcttattttggtggatcaggcttatttcggtgctcgtttatgcatttgacaacgttgtatgactaggcgagggtgtgaggtgcgcttgggggacagcgattggctttaaaccgtgctggcgcaggattatccgcccctcctattgtgccgtaatcggacaaccctcgccagccggactgtatgtaagttatcgaggagtactgttatcctgcaaaatgcaacactgtattacacgtatgcgctaacttATGActgtggcgaactgatctagcggggcctgcgatgcatccggagccgaaaaaatagctccccgcggtgacgaagaacgggtgaaacgctgaacagttgctaaattcacaccggattcaatgataccttattcagattgTGATCACAAtgagagtttcccagcgccaccCCGCGTAGAATCGGCCatattcgaaatttgaaaattttgaatgatcgcacttctgaaaattcgtaaatcgaatgtgcataggaagaggattgactgtacatccaatttacaaacagttatgagtgggtcactatgacttcacaggaatgaagcttgttataTGATGTagcgtgtaaactgaataaagaaccataattgacgctcttaggcacaacacgagaagaacttaattgtggcgcgattattaaaaacttaagtgtagtgaatatccacatAAATGCCGTgacttatgcgtggaacttcgtaataaagtccatattgtaaccgccgggaccgggacttaggttcgtaatttcgttaaaacgaaaatttcgtaataacgtttcttttactatagcttggataggccttttcgacgggaccaacgatgtgcttcgtaataacgagaacttagtaacaacgttgttcgtattaatgagagtctactgtaccaGGTCAGCCCATATGTGAAGCTAATTTAAATGGCAAGTAAGAATTAAATCTGACAGTGAAGTGCGAGCACTGGGAATTTACATTCGACAGCCCTCAACTTCAATACtggccattttattttatttttatagcgaGAAAGAAGCATTTTAATcgtaattacatgttttataaatttctttgtcctgaagattttacggAAAATAACCCTGGAGTAAGACAACACCCAATATTCTGAGACTAATTCAGTGTTGAAGCTTATCAGGATTTTTGTCCTGGCATCAGAATTTGCCGCAATTAGCTCATGGGCAGTATGCTCCCACTATTTTTTTCACCTCTACTAAAATGAACAAACTGAAAACTTCAATCAGCCtgtggcaatttttttatatcctgtATGACCTGATATATCGGCCCTTACGGGCAAAAATGGTAAATGAGTTTAATTACAACGGCACTTTCTCTTAAGTCTTAGTTCAGCCACATTTaattttcgttgtccaactctGTAGGTCAATCGCTGAGATTCAGAATGTTCAAGAGAATTATGTAATTACATCATGGTATGACTAGCTATGGAATACCTGTAGTTATGTACATTGAAATGGTTTTATTCCTTTGGTTTCTACAGAGCAGGTGGtgcctttcaatttttattcactttcctGACAACAGTTTTCCCAGAGATGTAACTGACATCTTCAAGACCTCTCTGATAGCATGCCCTGTGTGGATGTTGGGCCTTTTGTTACTCTGCGGTAATTGGCCCTTCAAACTGAAGAActataaaataatgacaattaaattgcttctttccctgtataaaaataaaattcaacccCCAATGTTCAAGTTTATGGCTGctggatttaaattattttatatttacaatattaataattatattgagTCAAATTAAAACTAATGCCAGCCTATAGGCCAAAGGGTGTTGCACCATTTTGTCCTTTTGGAGTTTACTGACTTCCAAGAGCTGTCCAATCCTTGCACTTCAGCACTATTTAGTGCATGGGAATATgggaaatgtattatttttattcaccttcTCGGGAAAGTTTCAATACTCATTCTCCCCCTTCTCTTTCACTGTTGAATTGTTTTGGGTTTTCTCAGTCTCTGAAGATTATGTTCTTTGAACCTTCGCCAcaacaaaatatgcatgcattctAGTTCCTTAATGAAACCTTCACTTGATATCTATTAACAGCCAGAGAAAAATTTCCTATGGGTTCATCTGATGGAACAGGATGTCCTTCTGGTACACTCAGGTTATAACGCTGAAATAAGGCTGtgaagatgaggaagaggttgTTCCTGGCCATACCCTCTCCTGGACATCCTCTGTTAcctgaaaatgcaaaatattcgaTAATTGCAATGATCAACAAGAAAGCCATTAAGCTCAACCTAAGTAGTAAGGACgccatttaattttattctcttaagtttaaaattattaatacagcCCTTTATAAAAATACCATTACTAACACCATCATAAATTGTAACTAATAGCGTCATGGTCTGATAGTGGACCAACAGTGGTGTACCTGTAGTTATGTATGCATATTGAAATGGTattgttttttatgattttaccGAGCAGGTGatgtatttccaatttttggGTTGGCAATGCACTGTTCACTTTTTTGCCAAGAGTTTTCTCAGAGATCTACAGGACATCTTCAGGTCAAACGTGATTACAATCGCAATATAAGCTGCCACTATACATATAATGGTCAAAAATTTTGTTCT from Ischnura elegans chromosome 7, ioIscEleg1.1, whole genome shotgun sequence encodes the following:
- the LOC124162167 gene encoding probable dolichyl pyrophosphate Glc1Man9GlcNAc2 alpha-1,3-glucosyltransferase isoform X2; this encodes MLDIKRLNYDSWQTVYFQRFSVILTDLVYAYGAYECCKYLMKSSLRKSSKWGSQWASPSAVLALLLLGNAGLLMVDHIHFQYNGFLFGIMLISLSRMLQDQYLASSFWFAVLLNLKHIFLYVSPVYFIYLLRNYCFQKRYPGTPFKPWFLQSLRQLVKLGLVVGLVFLVSFGPFIAMGEIKQVFSRLFPFKRGLSHAYWAPNFWALYNAADKAILVIGKKAGYFQSANFSAAMTGGLVQEYEHSVLPSIMPRTTFIFVFLSILPALLKLFMAPKNPLHFVRCLVLCAFGSFMFGWHVHEKAVLLMIVPLSLLAVVWKKEAEVYLLLATVGHYSLFPLLFTTFEIPLKALLLVMHSMYSYISLSNLFHIPRKLSLVPFVSRLESLYLMGLLPLFLYENIFHVLMGFDKRYPFLPLMMTSSYCAIGITYCWLKYYWHFVTMSEVIHKRKAY